One genomic window of Kosmotoga olearia TBF 19.5.1 includes the following:
- a CDS encoding carbohydrate ABC transporter permease gives MKRRKLNQLLLLITVMVIVIYMFFPFYWLFISSLKGDMELYKMPPNWIVKEPQWENYKAIFTVQKLGRNLMNSFIVALSTTLVSLAIGASSAYALAKFRMKFKNLILSIILSVSMFPGIVVVSPLYIMFKEAKLINTYWALILPYLTFSLPLTIWILTTFFRQIPDELVEAAAIDGARPFTTFTKVIAPLAAPGVFTAAILTFIGAWNELLFAKIFVTSADKFTVPVALTLFQGQYTSSWQLIAAAAVVITLPLIIMVLFLQRWIIAGLTAGAIKD, from the coding sequence TTTTCCCTTTTACTGGCTTTTTATATCCTCTCTTAAAGGAGACATGGAGCTTTACAAGATGCCTCCTAATTGGATAGTTAAAGAACCACAATGGGAGAATTACAAAGCTATTTTCACTGTTCAAAAGTTAGGAAGGAATCTCATGAACTCTTTTATTGTTGCTTTGAGCACGACCCTGGTGAGTCTTGCGATTGGAGCAAGTTCAGCGTATGCTCTTGCAAAATTCAGGATGAAATTCAAGAATCTCATTTTATCTATTATATTATCGGTTTCTATGTTTCCTGGAATCGTTGTTGTATCCCCCCTTTATATCATGTTTAAAGAAGCAAAATTAATAAACACTTATTGGGCACTAATTCTTCCTTACCTTACTTTTTCTCTCCCTTTAACCATCTGGATTTTAACAACCTTTTTCAGGCAAATTCCAGATGAATTGGTTGAGGCTGCTGCTATTGATGGTGCTAGACCTTTTACCACATTTACAAAGGTAATTGCACCACTGGCGGCACCGGGCGTTTTTACCGCTGCAATATTAACTTTTATAGGAGCCTGGAATGAGCTGTTATTTGCGAAAATATTCGTAACCTCTGCTGACAAATTCACTGTTCCCGTTGCTTTAACACTATTTCAAGGTCAGTATACCTCTTCCTGGCAGCTCATTGCGGCCGCTGCGGTGGTAATAACTCTTCCTTTAATAATAATGGTCCTTTTCCTTCAAAGGTGGATAATTGCCGGGCTTACTGCTGGAGCTATCAAAGATTGA
- a CDS encoding alpha-glucosidase family protein — translation MPGLLLELSKIDKFSSEGEIILKEPWWKGAVIYQVYPRSFKDSNNDGIGDLKGVSSKLDYIADLGVDAIWLSPIYKSPMKDFGYDISDYYAIDPIFGTMEDFDELLEEAHKRGLKVILDMVLNHTSDQHPWFIESRSSRDNPKADWYIWVDGEKGTPPNNWQSYFGGSAWNWDETRKQYYLCLFTKEQPDLNWRNPEVKKAVFDVVRFWLEKGVDGFRLDVVNLYYKDAKLRNNPRKKRRTEIEFENYYNIFTRDRPETLLAVEELQEIVDSFGDRVTIGEVATDLGVIQYYEYTKPGRLNLAFNFEFKDVNIFSARAFGDVIDLTERIFGEVAWPSYVLGNHDSPRFISRFSNGKDDVQRARVLAAMLLTVRGTPFLYAGEEIGMTEGDIPYEKLQDPLGVNLWPKHKGRDGCRTPMQWDDSEFAGFSTVEPWLPVNENKNEVNVEHEARDPNSMLNYYKELLRLRKESNALKFGDYRKLETSNTEVLAYLREYEDERKIVILNFNDQEVGLELKGTDFKGFSVQFGTHRQEGILSLELTLAPLEIIIGEVLGP, via the coding sequence TTGCCGGGCTTACTGCTGGAGCTATCAAAGATTGATAAATTCTCATCGGAAGGAGAGATCATTTTGAAAGAACCATGGTGGAAAGGTGCAGTAATTTATCAAGTTTATCCACGTAGTTTTAAGGACAGTAACAATGATGGAATTGGAGATTTAAAAGGAGTCTCATCAAAACTGGATTATATAGCTGATCTTGGGGTCGACGCCATTTGGCTTTCCCCTATTTATAAATCACCGATGAAGGACTTTGGGTATGATATTTCAGATTACTATGCTATTGACCCGATTTTCGGAACAATGGAAGATTTCGATGAACTATTGGAAGAAGCCCACAAGAGAGGATTAAAGGTTATTTTAGATATGGTCTTGAATCATACCTCAGATCAACATCCATGGTTCATTGAATCGAGGTCTTCAAGGGATAATCCAAAAGCTGATTGGTACATATGGGTAGATGGAGAGAAGGGAACACCACCGAACAATTGGCAGTCGTACTTTGGTGGTAGTGCCTGGAATTGGGATGAGACACGAAAACAGTACTATCTCTGCTTATTTACAAAGGAACAGCCAGATCTCAATTGGAGAAACCCTGAGGTGAAGAAAGCTGTTTTTGATGTAGTGAGATTTTGGCTTGAAAAAGGTGTTGATGGTTTCAGATTGGATGTCGTGAACCTTTACTACAAAGATGCAAAGCTTAGGAACAACCCCAGGAAAAAGAGAAGAACGGAAATCGAGTTCGAGAACTACTACAATATCTTCACCCGTGATAGGCCCGAGACTTTGCTCGCTGTCGAAGAACTCCAGGAGATTGTTGATAGCTTTGGTGACAGAGTTACGATTGGTGAAGTTGCAACTGATTTAGGGGTTATTCAGTATTATGAATACACAAAGCCCGGTAGATTAAATCTGGCTTTCAATTTTGAATTTAAAGATGTAAACATTTTCAGTGCACGTGCTTTTGGAGATGTGATTGATCTTACCGAGCGTATCTTTGGTGAGGTTGCTTGGCCCAGCTATGTGCTGGGAAACCATGATTCCCCCAGGTTTATTTCCCGTTTTTCGAATGGAAAGGACGATGTTCAACGTGCAAGGGTGCTGGCAGCTATGTTACTAACTGTCAGGGGAACCCCCTTCCTTTATGCAGGTGAAGAAATTGGGATGACAGAAGGAGATATACCTTACGAGAAGCTTCAAGATCCATTGGGAGTAAACCTTTGGCCGAAGCATAAAGGAAGAGATGGTTGTCGTACACCGATGCAGTGGGACGACAGTGAATTTGCAGGGTTCTCTACTGTGGAACCATGGTTACCCGTCAATGAAAACAAGAACGAAGTAAATGTTGAACATGAAGCCAGAGACCCGAATTCAATGTTGAATTATTATAAAGAACTTCTAAGGTTGCGAAAAGAATCAAACGCATTGAAATTTGGTGATTACAGGAAACTCGAAACTAGTAATACCGAGGTTCTTGCTTATCTCCGCGAATATGAGGATGAAAGAAAGATTGTGATCTTGAATTTCAATGATCAAGAAGTTGGACTTGAATTGAAGGGCACAGATTTCAAGGGGTTTTCTGTTCAATTTGGTACGCATAGGCAAGAGGGAATTTTGAGCTTAGAACTAACGCTTGCCCCTCTGGAAATTATAATCGGGGAAGTTTTAGGTCCATAG
- a CDS encoding protein O-GlcNAcase produces MNAFKIRGVVEGFYGKPWSMEDRMEMIPFLGNHGYNLYIYAPKDDSFHRYRWRETYSYSFMKDFEKLVKTGEKSGVEVAFAISPGLSIVHSDPEELRTIVEKYLSFAKLGVRSFCLFYDDIPPSLSPEDAEKFGNLAEAQIYFANSVYEELKKNLENTLFIVCPTEYCTNYDTPYLRKYGEKLNPEIHIFWTGPECCSKDIPESDAIMISKTIKRKPLYWDNYPVNDSYMVPELHIGPYTGRAPELVNYSAGLLLNPMNLPEASKVVLAAASRFLLDPYNYNAEKAWEEALEEIFGEAHEEAKHFALCNLTSPLYPEEPEITKEIVEKFHGLFKMGKFDEAIEHLKNEAEKFIKNAEKLRENISRKMLRDIEPWLKEYEAWGKILGFIVKVLEVRKVLYTEKFKKEDLYKIKEAILALQKHLSELTGQNTLCCGSALRDFAMEVLVRTKGILKLFDYTTPSSS; encoded by the coding sequence ATGAATGCTTTCAAAATTCGCGGTGTTGTCGAAGGGTTCTATGGAAAGCCCTGGTCTATGGAAGACAGAATGGAAATGATTCCTTTCCTGGGGAATCATGGTTATAACCTCTATATTTACGCTCCAAAGGATGATTCGTTTCACAGGTACAGATGGCGTGAAACTTATTCATATTCTTTTATGAAAGATTTTGAGAAGCTTGTCAAAACAGGTGAGAAAAGTGGTGTTGAGGTCGCTTTTGCCATCAGCCCTGGCCTTTCAATTGTCCACAGTGATCCCGAAGAATTGAGGACCATCGTTGAAAAGTACCTGAGCTTCGCAAAACTCGGCGTCAGGAGTTTTTGCCTTTTTTATGACGACATCCCGCCAAGTCTCTCACCTGAAGATGCTGAAAAATTTGGCAATCTAGCCGAAGCCCAAATATATTTCGCAAATTCGGTCTATGAGGAACTGAAAAAGAATCTTGAAAATACTCTTTTCATAGTCTGTCCAACCGAATATTGCACAAACTACGATACTCCATACCTACGAAAATACGGTGAAAAACTCAACCCGGAAATACACATATTCTGGACCGGACCCGAATGTTGTTCGAAGGACATCCCCGAAAGTGACGCAATAATGATATCTAAAACCATCAAACGCAAACCTCTGTACTGGGACAACTATCCGGTAAATGATTCCTACATGGTCCCGGAACTCCATATCGGTCCTTATACCGGGAGAGCCCCTGAACTCGTGAATTATTCAGCCGGACTTCTCCTGAATCCAATGAACCTGCCGGAAGCTTCTAAGGTAGTTCTCGCTGCGGCCTCTAGATTTTTACTGGATCCATACAATTACAATGCTGAGAAAGCGTGGGAAGAAGCTCTAGAAGAAATCTTCGGTGAGGCTCACGAAGAAGCGAAGCACTTCGCTCTCTGCAATCTAACCAGTCCTTTATATCCTGAAGAGCCTGAAATAACGAAAGAAATCGTTGAAAAATTCCATGGTCTATTCAAAATGGGAAAATTTGATGAGGCAATAGAACACTTAAAAAACGAAGCTGAAAAATTCATAAAGAATGCAGAGAAACTCAGAGAAAATATTTCCAGGAAGATGTTGCGGGATATAGAGCCCTGGCTGAAAGAATATGAAGCATGGGGAAAAATACTTGGATTTATCGTAAAAGTGCTCGAGGTTCGAAAGGTACTTTACACTGAAAAGTTCAAAAAAGAAGATCTTTACAAGATTAAAGAAGCTATTCTCGCTCTCCAAAAGCATCTATCTGAACTCACGGGGCAGAATACCCTGTGCTGCGGCAGCGCTCTACGGGATTTCGCCATGGAAGTGCTTGTGAGAACAAAAGGAATCCTGAAGCTCTTTGATTACACGACACCTTCAAGTTCTTGA
- a CDS encoding ROK family protein: MKALGIDIGGTTIKAGIIDETGNLLLRKIVPTNRSLMEQLKEIIRTLMKNGNISCIGIGSAGRIDPQTGHVRFATTNLSNWSDVPLKTVIEDSFHLPTVVINDANAAAFGEWFLHYRDTSSLVLLTIGTGLGGGIVINGRLVEGERGEAGEIGHVILHSDGKQCNCGKKGCAEQYISMRIIHEKVASSKGKSLDRFELIKAFNEKDPEVIKAVEEVCSDLAQVVDWIFNFIDPENVIVGGGIAELGEDFLKILRSKLAPYAKHSLYEPSNIKLAKTGNDAGIIGAALYSMYKNAKI, from the coding sequence ATGAAAGCACTTGGAATCGATATAGGTGGTACTACAATTAAAGCAGGTATTATCGATGAAACTGGTAATTTACTTTTAAGAAAGATTGTCCCTACAAATCGATCTCTAATGGAACAGTTGAAAGAAATTATCAGGACTCTCATGAAAAATGGGAACATTAGCTGTATTGGAATCGGTTCTGCAGGGAGAATAGATCCGCAAACTGGTCATGTCAGATTTGCTACCACGAATCTTTCCAATTGGTCTGATGTCCCTCTGAAAACGGTTATCGAAGATTCATTCCACCTTCCAACTGTTGTCATCAATGATGCAAATGCTGCCGCTTTTGGCGAGTGGTTCCTTCATTATAGAGATACATCTTCCCTTGTTCTGCTGACGATCGGAACAGGACTTGGTGGCGGAATCGTGATAAATGGGCGGCTTGTTGAGGGAGAAAGAGGAGAAGCTGGAGAGATCGGCCACGTAATCCTTCACAGTGATGGAAAACAATGCAATTGCGGTAAAAAGGGTTGCGCTGAACAATATATTTCTATGCGTATAATCCACGAAAAAGTTGCTTCCAGTAAAGGGAAAAGTTTAGACCGCTTCGAGCTTATAAAAGCTTTCAACGAAAAAGATCCGGAAGTCATTAAAGCTGTCGAAGAAGTCTGTTCCGATTTGGCCCAGGTCGTCGATTGGATATTCAATTTCATCGATCCTGAAAACGTCATAGTGGGTGGAGGAATTGCTGAACTTGGAGAAGATTTCTTGAAAATATTACGCTCTAAACTTGCTCCTTACGCTAAACATTCTTTATATGAACCATCTAACATCAAACTTGCAAAAACTGGCAACGATGCGGGTATAATAGGTGCAGCACTCTACAGTATGTATAAAAACGCAAAAATTTGA
- a CDS encoding DUF4127 family protein produces the protein MRIIFIPVDERFCTRDYFLLLAETFNIEVVTPPIEMLGRKKIPADIDAIWHWLETETKDDDLLIISLDMILYGGLIPSRISIDSIETIRKRLSKLKNIKQPNNKIYLSATVTRIPAYNYADEEPDYWDYFGVKIYEYSKKIVQFKRGILSAEDLKKAKATLPTWILKDFLWRRERNFNILKLTIKLLSENSIDFLNLVLDDNAPGSLSVFEAERHANYVKKLGVVDRISIHPGADESLLTLLARAMVEHVDYHPKIRIFYSQPEFVDLIPPYEGTPVKESVPVHLETCGATVVPNNEDGLLIVHNPNDRRESEQQVQANESVYQRIVEVLTRREISGICDIAFANGADNKLVESILNPRFDWSKIIYAAWNTAGNTIGTVCSSLVLRILAEKGFITLDLDKLYELNAIFLLEHWGYQANVRKILRDVEAPKRGGDLFTVIPLEGWATKYVKEKLNPFKERIEKTFGRIYDYLDPFFPWHRPFEIGFLRNSEESANGGRK, from the coding sequence GTGAGAATAATTTTCATACCGGTTGATGAACGATTTTGTACACGGGACTATTTCCTACTACTGGCTGAGACCTTCAACATAGAGGTTGTGACACCTCCAATAGAAATGCTTGGAAGGAAGAAAATTCCCGCAGATATAGACGCAATATGGCACTGGCTGGAAACAGAGACAAAAGATGACGATCTACTCATCATTTCACTCGACATGATTTTATATGGGGGATTGATTCCTTCTCGCATAAGTATCGATTCCATTGAAACAATACGAAAGCGTCTGAGTAAACTGAAGAACATTAAACAACCGAACAATAAAATCTATCTGTCTGCTACTGTAACAAGAATACCAGCCTACAACTATGCAGACGAAGAACCAGATTACTGGGACTATTTTGGAGTGAAAATCTACGAGTATTCGAAGAAGATTGTACAATTTAAACGTGGAATTTTGTCGGCAGAAGATCTTAAGAAGGCTAAGGCCACTCTTCCAACCTGGATTTTAAAAGACTTTTTATGGCGTAGAGAAAGAAACTTCAACATTCTAAAGCTCACAATAAAGCTACTCAGTGAAAATTCTATAGATTTCTTGAATTTGGTGTTGGATGATAATGCACCAGGTAGTTTGTCCGTATTTGAAGCGGAACGTCATGCCAATTACGTCAAAAAACTTGGAGTCGTAGATCGTATCTCAATCCATCCTGGTGCTGATGAGTCGCTTTTAACCCTGCTTGCCAGGGCTATGGTTGAACATGTCGATTACCATCCAAAAATTCGAATCTTTTACTCGCAACCAGAGTTTGTTGATCTAATACCACCATATGAAGGCACCCCAGTTAAAGAAAGTGTACCTGTTCACCTAGAAACCTGCGGTGCAACAGTGGTGCCTAACAATGAAGATGGGCTTCTAATCGTTCATAACCCCAATGACAGACGTGAAAGCGAACAGCAGGTACAAGCGAACGAATCTGTTTATCAGAGAATTGTTGAGGTACTTACAAGAAGAGAGATATCTGGCATATGCGACATCGCCTTCGCTAATGGGGCAGATAATAAATTGGTAGAAAGCATTCTCAATCCAAGATTTGATTGGTCAAAGATTATCTATGCTGCCTGGAACACAGCCGGGAACACTATAGGAACGGTTTGTAGTTCACTTGTTCTCAGGATTCTCGCAGAAAAAGGGTTCATCACTCTTGATTTAGACAAGTTATATGAGCTCAATGCGATTTTCTTGCTGGAACATTGGGGTTATCAAGCCAATGTAAGAAAAATTCTCAGGGATGTTGAAGCCCCAAAAAGAGGTGGCGATCTTTTCACCGTCATACCTCTGGAAGGGTGGGCAACAAAATACGTAAAAGAAAAATTAAACCCTTTTAAAGAAAGAATTGAAAAGACTTTTGGCCGGATTTATGATTATCTAGACCCTTTCTTTCCCTGGCATCGGCCGTTTGAAATAGGCTTTTTAAGAAACTCAGAGGAAAGTGCAAATGGAGGCAGGAAATGA